The Terriglobales bacterium genome contains a region encoding:
- a CDS encoding sugar porter family MFS transporter yields the protein MTLNSSLLKSTVVSALGGLLFGFDTAVISGTTRGLTEQYHLSPDSLGVTVAAALVGTLIGAALAAFPGDRYGRRDSLRVMAVLYFISALGCAFAWNWSSLVAFRFIGGLGIGGSSVLGPMYIAEISPAAWRGRLVGFFQFNIVLGILLAYLSNYLIGLASFGSTEWRWELGVSAIPAFLFFVMLFGIPRSPRWLADVGRVDEARKSLQTIGEENYEHRLREIVDSIAEAKQLGKEALFRRRYALPIFLAISIAAFNQLSGINAILYYLNDIFARAGFGKVSGDLQAVAIGATNLVFTVIAMSVIDKVGRKKLLLIGAVGTALCLAGVSAIFAAHKHENLLVWLLIGYIAFFAASQGAVIWVYLGEVFPNLVRAKGQSLGSFTHWVMNALISGIFPHMAAHSGAYPFMFFCFMMIVQFFVVLLIYPETKGITLEDMQKRMESSKGIAHP from the coding sequence ATGACACTGAACTCATCTCTACTTAAAAGCACTGTAGTATCCGCACTCGGCGGTCTGCTCTTCGGATTCGATACCGCTGTCATTTCCGGCACGACGCGCGGACTTACTGAGCAATATCACCTCTCCCCGGACTCACTTGGCGTAACTGTCGCCGCGGCGCTCGTTGGCACTTTGATCGGCGCTGCGCTTGCGGCCTTTCCCGGCGATCGCTACGGACGTCGCGACAGCCTCCGTGTAATGGCCGTGCTCTATTTCATCTCGGCGCTGGGCTGCGCCTTTGCGTGGAACTGGTCCTCGCTGGTCGCCTTCCGATTCATCGGCGGGTTGGGAATTGGCGGATCCTCGGTCCTCGGCCCGATGTACATCGCGGAGATCTCGCCTGCCGCTTGGCGCGGACGTCTGGTAGGGTTCTTTCAGTTCAATATCGTTCTGGGAATCCTGCTGGCTTATCTTTCAAATTATCTGATCGGATTGGCGAGCTTTGGATCGACGGAATGGCGATGGGAGCTCGGCGTCTCTGCCATTCCTGCATTCCTCTTTTTCGTGATGTTGTTCGGCATCCCTCGTAGTCCTAGGTGGCTGGCTGATGTCGGACGCGTCGATGAAGCCAGAAAATCGTTGCAAACCATCGGCGAAGAAAATTACGAGCACCGGCTGCGTGAGATCGTCGATTCCATTGCCGAAGCAAAACAACTGGGCAAAGAAGCGCTGTTTCGGCGGCGATACGCGCTGCCGATTTTCTTGGCGATTTCGATTGCAGCCTTCAATCAGCTCTCCGGCATCAACGCGATTCTTTATTACCTGAACGACATCTTTGCGCGCGCGGGTTTCGGGAAAGTGTCCGGTGATCTTCAGGCGGTCGCCATCGGCGCAACCAATCTCGTATTCACCGTAATTGCGATGTCCGTAATCGACAAAGTCGGCCGCAAGAAATTGCTGCTGATTGGAGCCGTGGGCACGGCTCTCTGCCTGGCGGGCGTCTCGGCGATCTTCGCAGCTCATAAGCACGAAAACCTGCTGGTTTGGCTGCTCATCGGCTACATTGCCTTCTTTGCAGCCTCGCAAGGGGCGGTGATCTGGGTCTATCTCGGAGAAGTTTTTCCCAATCTGGTACGCGCCAAAGGACAGAGCCTGGGCAGCTTCACCCATTGGGTGATGAACGCGCTCATCTCCGGCATCTTCCCCCACATGGCTGCGCATTCCGGAGCATATCCGTTCATGTTCTTCTGCTTCATGATGATCGTGCAGTTCTTCGTGGTGCTGTTGATCTATCCGGAGACGAAAGGCATCACGCTGGAAGACATGCAGAAGCGAATGGAAAGTTCGAAGGGAATCGCACATCCTTGA
- the pgeF gene encoding peptidoglycan editing factor PgeF — MPSSARTKRNIAASQLEILRAANLSALEGICHGFSTRLGGVSDAYGGAQLNLGFTASDKRESVERNRRAFLQAVTGRERSFPPLVTLRQIHSGLVRILKSKDSIPKSALRGDGIISSHSDVLLAIQVADCVPVLVADAQRRAVGAFHAGWRGTVKRIVERGVGSMRAVFGCDPENLYAAIGPCIHACCYAVGDEVIDEFTSQFAYSKELFSEVYDRDPIKEKYPLLFLTARAPGHSNIGPQIHLDLVEANRRQLVDAGVPAGHIWAAEECTSCRTDLLFSHRAEAGYTGRMMGVIGVLS, encoded by the coding sequence GTGCCTTCCTCCGCCCGCACGAAGCGTAATATTGCTGCCAGCCAGCTAGAAATTCTCCGAGCTGCCAATCTGAGTGCTCTTGAGGGCATTTGTCACGGGTTCAGCACACGCCTTGGCGGTGTTTCCGACGCCTACGGTGGCGCTCAGCTTAATCTTGGCTTTACGGCATCAGATAAGCGTGAGTCCGTGGAGCGTAATCGCCGCGCTTTCCTCCAAGCCGTAACCGGTCGCGAGCGCTCCTTTCCTCCGCTCGTCACGTTGCGGCAAATTCATTCCGGGTTGGTCCGCATTCTCAAGAGCAAAGATTCGATTCCCAAATCGGCCCTCAGGGGCGATGGCATCATCAGCAGCCATAGTGACGTGCTCCTTGCAATCCAGGTGGCCGATTGCGTGCCGGTTTTGGTGGCCGACGCGCAGCGTAGAGCGGTTGGAGCTTTTCATGCGGGCTGGCGCGGCACGGTGAAGCGGATTGTCGAGCGCGGAGTCGGGAGCATGAGAGCGGTGTTTGGATGCGATCCCGAGAATCTTTACGCCGCGATTGGGCCGTGCATTCACGCTTGCTGCTATGCGGTCGGGGACGAAGTCATCGACGAATTCACATCGCAGTTTGCTTATTCGAAGGAGTTGTTTTCCGAGGTTTATGATCGCGATCCAATCAAAGAGAAGTATCCTCTCTTATTCCTCACCGCGAGAGCTCCCGGACACAGCAATATCGGGCCGCAGATTCATCTGGATTTAGTCGAGGCAAACCGGCGTCAGCTTGTCGATGCTGGTGTTCCCGCAGGTCACATCTGGGCGGCGGAGGAGTGTACGTCCTGCCGTACGGATCTGCTGTTCTCACATCGTGCCGAGGCTGGCTACACGGGACGGATGATGGGCGTGATTGGCGTCCTCAGCTAA
- a CDS encoding LLM class flavin-dependent oxidoreductase, with the protein MRYGYWLPVFGGWLRNVENEGMQPTWDYVSRLARRSEQIGYGLTLIAELNLNDIKGVDAPALDAWSTAAALAAVTKELELMVAVRPTFHLPALLAKQAANIDHISNGRVSLNVVSSWWAEEARKFGVHFEQHDDRYARTSEWLDIVDSAWKQDHFSYSGKYYSVQDTVVQPKPVAKPRPTIYAGGESEAAKNLIASKCDAYVMHGDPPDRIREKVRDLAQRREKFGLGPMKYGVAGYAIVRDSEAEAQRELARITDVKQSAAGYGNYQQWLANTQLEQRVSLEDYSVSNRGLRSGLVGTPEQVRERVAEFEDAGVDLLLLQFSPQYEEMERFAAQVIGNEAARVQMPAATGAA; encoded by the coding sequence ATGCGATACGGATATTGGCTTCCAGTTTTCGGCGGATGGCTGCGCAACGTGGAGAACGAAGGCATGCAGCCCACATGGGACTACGTGAGCCGCCTCGCGCGGCGCAGTGAGCAGATCGGCTACGGCCTCACGCTGATCGCCGAACTCAATCTCAATGACATCAAGGGTGTCGATGCTCCGGCGCTCGATGCCTGGTCCACGGCTGCAGCGTTGGCCGCAGTAACGAAGGAACTGGAGCTGATGGTCGCAGTCCGCCCGACGTTCCATCTTCCAGCATTGCTGGCCAAGCAGGCCGCGAACATCGACCACATCAGCAACGGGCGCGTTTCACTGAACGTTGTTTCGTCCTGGTGGGCCGAGGAGGCTCGCAAATTCGGCGTGCACTTTGAGCAGCACGACGATCGCTATGCCCGTACATCAGAATGGCTAGACATCGTTGACTCCGCCTGGAAGCAGGATCATTTTTCCTATTCCGGGAAATACTATTCCGTTCAGGACACCGTGGTGCAGCCGAAACCTGTGGCCAAGCCTCGTCCCACGATCTATGCCGGAGGAGAGTCGGAAGCGGCGAAGAACCTGATCGCCTCGAAGTGCGATGCCTACGTAATGCATGGCGATCCGCCGGACCGCATTCGGGAGAAAGTGAGAGATCTCGCGCAGCGCCGCGAGAAGTTCGGACTCGGCCCGATGAAGTACGGAGTGGCGGGCTATGCCATCGTTCGCGACAGCGAAGCCGAAGCCCAGCGCGAGCTGGCTCGCATCACCGACGTAAAGCAGAGCGCCGCCGGCTACGGCAACTACCAGCAGTGGCTGGCCAATACGCAACTCGAACAACGGGTCTCGCTCGAAGACTATTCGGTCTCAAATCGAGGCTTGCGTTCAGGTCTGGTAGGGACTCCGGAGCAGGTACGCGAACGCGTTGCGGAATTCGAGGACGCTGGAGTCGATCTCCTGCTCCTGCAGTTCAGCCCGCAGTACGAAGAGATGGAACGCTTTGCGGCTCAGGTGATTGGAAACGAAGCGGCGCGTGTGCAGATGCCGGCTGCGACCGGGGCGGCGTAG
- the fmt gene encoding methionyl-tRNA formyltransferase, with translation MKLVFCGTPQFAVPTLEALIENHQIALVVTQPDRPQGRGLELAPSPVKQTAEKHGLPMGQPDKIKNNADFRALLESIAADAIIVVGYGRIIPPWMLALPKYGNINLHGSLLPKYRGAAPIQWAIANGERVSGATTMLLNEGLDTGDILLQRELPIEPEDTAITYGRRLAEIGADLMRETLLGLEKRTLTPRPQDHSQASLAPILKKEDGKADFTVSAEVIYNRLRGFQPWPGCFTSLRGKKLTIAAAKPIRELQNLSPGEMLAEGDRMLIGCRESALELLEVQPEGKRKMSVGDFVRGYRPQEREKLGS, from the coding sequence ATGAAGCTCGTCTTCTGCGGCACGCCGCAATTTGCGGTTCCCACTCTGGAAGCTTTGATCGAGAACCACCAGATCGCTCTGGTGGTTACTCAGCCTGATCGGCCGCAAGGACGAGGACTCGAGCTCGCGCCTTCTCCGGTGAAGCAAACAGCTGAAAAGCACGGACTCCCAATGGGGCAGCCCGACAAAATCAAGAACAACGCTGACTTTCGCGCATTGCTGGAGAGCATTGCAGCCGATGCAATTATTGTCGTGGGCTATGGGCGAATTATTCCACCTTGGATGTTGGCGCTGCCCAAATACGGAAACATCAATCTGCACGGATCGCTGTTGCCGAAATATCGCGGCGCAGCGCCGATTCAGTGGGCCATCGCGAATGGCGAACGCGTAAGCGGCGCGACGACCATGCTGTTGAACGAGGGTCTTGATACCGGCGACATCCTCCTACAGCGCGAACTTCCGATCGAGCCTGAGGATACGGCAATTACCTACGGACGGCGCCTCGCTGAGATCGGCGCTGACTTGATGAGAGAAACACTACTCGGCCTCGAGAAACGCACGCTTACTCCACGCCCGCAAGATCACAGCCAGGCGTCTCTGGCTCCGATTTTGAAGAAAGAAGATGGAAAAGCAGACTTCACGGTTTCCGCCGAGGTGATTTACAACCGGCTGCGCGGCTTCCAGCCTTGGCCAGGATGCTTCACCAGCCTTCGCGGCAAGAAGCTCACGATTGCTGCGGCAAAACCAATTCGGGAATTGCAAAATCTTTCTCCCGGCGAAATGTTAGCCGAAGGCGATCGAATGCTGATCGGTTGCCGCGAGAGTGCGCTTGAGCTGCTCGAAGTACAGCCGGAAGGAAAGCGCAAGATGTCGGTCGGCGATTTTGTCCGCGGTTATCGACCGCAGGAAAGAGAAAAGCTCGGATCGTGA
- a CDS encoding HU family DNA-binding protein translates to MTKADLIEEVARITDVTRRDSEVIVETIFDSIVHSLRAGDKIEIRGFGSFRTRQRNSRIGRNPKTGDRVDVPAKKIPFFKPSKELKDLVNAPAGTASAGSAAAPSAGTGPISG, encoded by the coding sequence ATGACGAAGGCTGATCTGATCGAAGAAGTTGCCCGTATAACCGACGTCACTCGCCGCGACAGCGAAGTGATCGTTGAAACCATCTTCGACAGCATCGTCCATTCCCTGCGCGCGGGCGACAAGATCGAGATTCGGGGATTCGGCAGCTTTCGCACCCGCCAGCGCAACTCGCGCATAGGGCGCAATCCTAAGACTGGCGACCGCGTCGATGTGCCGGCAAAGAAGATTCCTTTCTTCAAGCCCAGCAAGGAGTTAAAAGATTTGGTCAACGCTCCGGCTGGAACAGCCAGCGCCGGATCGGCAGCCGCCCCTTCTGCAGGAACCGGCCCAATTTCCGGATAA
- a CDS encoding S41 family peptidase, with the protein MSKQLKIGVLSLSFFIVLVVVLGGLGVHASSNDGAYRQLGVYSEVLSRIRTEYVEEPNFSAVTSGALHGLLESLDADSSYLNADEYKFYKTHQNEGRANIGATISKRFGYADVVSVIPGGPADKAGVQPGDIIEAIEGKSTHEMSLATIEEEVSGKQGSNINFAIVRPGKAEPQKITVTRDNVVIPVTTDKTVEDGIADITPVTLTKGKAQEIAAKIRDEQKKGAKKLILDLRNVSDGDVNEAVAVANLFLNHGVITYLQGQKYPKQTFTADPQKAVTNLPLVVLVNRGTAGPGEIVAGAILDNNRGDVVGDKTFGSGSVQKVIDIPDGSALILSVAKYYTPSGKVIEDPDPQHAGITPNVLVASSLDDLSIDDEDVTPAAQEKPKQPKDDDQLRKAVELLKTRS; encoded by the coding sequence ATGTCGAAGCAGCTCAAGATTGGTGTTCTTTCCCTGTCGTTTTTCATTGTTCTCGTCGTCGTGCTCGGTGGACTTGGTGTTCATGCCTCCAGCAACGACGGAGCTTACCGCCAGCTGGGCGTTTACAGCGAAGTGCTTTCCCGGATTCGTACTGAGTACGTGGAAGAGCCAAACTTTTCCGCTGTCACCAGCGGTGCTCTGCATGGACTGCTCGAGTCGCTCGACGCGGATTCCAGTTATCTGAATGCTGACGAGTACAAGTTCTATAAGACGCACCAGAATGAAGGACGCGCGAACATCGGCGCGACTATTTCGAAGCGTTTCGGCTATGCGGACGTTGTTTCGGTAATTCCCGGTGGCCCGGCGGACAAGGCAGGGGTGCAGCCAGGAGACATCATCGAGGCTATCGAAGGCAAGAGCACGCACGAGATGTCCCTAGCGACCATCGAGGAAGAGGTTTCGGGCAAGCAGGGATCGAACATCAACTTCGCTATTGTGCGTCCGGGTAAGGCTGAGCCGCAGAAGATTACGGTCACGCGCGACAACGTCGTGATTCCGGTTACGACCGACAAAACGGTGGAAGACGGAATTGCGGATATCACGCCAGTAACGCTAACCAAGGGCAAGGCGCAGGAGATCGCGGCGAAGATTCGCGACGAGCAGAAGAAGGGCGCGAAGAAGCTCATCCTCGATCTGCGCAATGTTTCCGACGGTGATGTGAACGAGGCCGTGGCGGTTGCGAATCTGTTCCTCAATCACGGCGTGATCACTTATCTGCAAGGACAAAAATATCCCAAGCAGACCTTCACCGCTGATCCACAGAAGGCAGTTACGAACCTGCCGCTTGTGGTTCTCGTGAACCGCGGGACCGCGGGTCCGGGAGAGATCGTTGCCGGCGCAATTCTTGATAACAACCGCGGCGATGTAGTCGGGGACAAGACCTTCGGCAGCGGTTCGGTGCAGAAGGTGATCGACATTCCAGATGGCTCAGCACTGATCCTCTCTGTCGCCAAGTACTACACGCCGAGCGGGAAGGTGATCGAGGATCCGGATCCGCAGCATGCGGGCATCACTCCAAACGTTCTGGTTGCGAGCAGCCTCGACGATCTTTCGATCGACGATGAAGACGTTACGCCAGCGGCACAGGAGAAGCCGAAGCAGCCTAAGGATGATGATCAGCTTCGCAAAGCCGTCGAGTTGCTGAAGACGCGCAGCTAA
- a CDS encoding PASTA domain-containing protein, with amino-acid sequence MLRFLKLLTQSLLLLLIALFSALAAMRLAIHGREVRVPDLRNMSMVRAEAAANSSGLIVSVEDRFYSPSVGEGEVISQFPAPGSRVRRGWRIRVAESLGPQRVTIPDLKGQTELAATLNLHQRGLELGTISPVASTTAPPGEIIAQSPPPDATEVAEPKVNVLIAEPPAKPSFVMPDFVGRDLSLAKQKIANAGLAPAQVSVIPAVPATADEVPAVSMPTAPVRVPNSGKIVSQSPAPGARVTADTQIRLRIGR; translated from the coding sequence ATGCTGCGTTTCTTAAAGCTACTCACGCAATCGCTGCTGCTCTTGCTGATTGCGCTGTTCTCCGCCCTAGCAGCTATGCGGCTTGCGATTCACGGCAGGGAAGTGCGCGTCCCCGATCTGCGGAATATGTCGATGGTGCGAGCAGAGGCAGCCGCCAATAGCAGTGGGCTCATCGTTTCAGTCGAAGACAGGTTTTACAGCCCGTCTGTGGGCGAAGGGGAAGTGATCTCGCAATTTCCCGCACCGGGAAGTCGAGTGCGGCGAGGATGGCGAATTCGCGTGGCCGAGAGCCTCGGACCGCAGCGCGTAACGATTCCCGATCTGAAAGGCCAAACTGAGCTGGCGGCAACGTTGAACCTGCATCAACGCGGTCTTGAACTGGGAACGATCTCGCCCGTTGCGTCCACGACAGCTCCACCCGGCGAAATTATCGCGCAATCACCTCCACCGGATGCCACGGAAGTCGCAGAGCCGAAAGTGAACGTGCTAATCGCCGAACCGCCGGCAAAACCCTCGTTCGTAATGCCCGACTTCGTCGGACGGGATTTATCCCTCGCCAAACAGAAGATCGCGAACGCCGGATTGGCGCCGGCGCAGGTCTCAGTGATTCCTGCAGTTCCGGCCACCGCAGACGAAGTCCCGGCTGTAAGCATGCCGACGGCTCCAGTGAGAGTTCCCAACTCAGGAAAGATCGTGAGTCAGAGTCCCGCTCCAGGCGCTCGTGTGACCGCAGACACTCAGATTCGCCTACGGATCGGCAGATAG
- a CDS encoding PBP1A family penicillin-binding protein — protein sequence MKIEINLATSRESALTTVVKSGGVGFLFMAVIAAMVGTFAGLFLVYTTDLPQIDQLERYHPSATTVLYDDKGREIGSFALQRRVIVTYNDIPKVLREAVISIEDKDFERHWGVDLWRVLGAAYRDFRSGGRVQGASTLTMQLSRNLFLSADKNLGRKIQEAMLAVQIERRFTKQQIFTMYANQIFLGHGVYGFEAGAEFYFGKHAKDLTLDEAALLAGIPKGPNIYSPLRNPERALHRRNIVINSLLEDGKITAAEAAKAKAAPVRLHIQNAPGTIAPNFVEEVRRYLEAKYGTEEVHEGGLRVYTSLDLDYQKAANRAVLDGLAAYEHRHGWKTGHGSVFDLGQTVSNYTNPDWDQPIEAGSYVHGVVVAKAPGFFLVKLGHYLGRLTAQDLAWTKTKDPARLFKPGDIVYVRALETPPAKPELGSPPLRLALEEESGIEGALIAIDNSTGDVKALVGGRDFDESKFDRATQALRQVGSSFKPYVYTAAIDRGAKPDDTILDAPASFSAASGPWSPHNYDNRFEGEITLRHALAESRNIPAVKLAAQVGMPEVISYVRRFGISSRIEPYLPVALGAAEVTLEEQVSAYTTFPNDGVRAMPRFIRKVVDYEGHTLEENYPEVKDVISVDTARTMTSMLQTVMRHGTAAAAGARLKHPLGGKTGTTNDYTDAWFIGFSPSITCGVWVGFDEKKSLGEGETGSLAALPIWEEFMRTPIGERPQESFPGKSLHVPVVMKAQTAITKAVPTLAR from the coding sequence ATGAAGATTGAAATCAATCTCGCGACCAGCCGGGAATCTGCCCTTACAACGGTGGTTAAGTCTGGCGGGGTCGGATTCCTGTTCATGGCCGTGATTGCGGCGATGGTGGGGACTTTTGCTGGATTGTTTCTCGTCTACACCACCGATCTTCCTCAAATCGATCAACTCGAGCGTTATCATCCGAGTGCCACAACGGTACTCTACGACGACAAGGGCCGCGAGATTGGCTCATTTGCGCTGCAGCGGCGCGTGATCGTCACGTATAACGACATTCCCAAAGTTCTGCGCGAGGCCGTGATTTCGATCGAAGACAAAGACTTCGAGCGCCACTGGGGCGTGGACCTCTGGCGAGTGCTCGGCGCAGCCTACCGCGACTTCCGCTCCGGCGGGCGCGTGCAGGGAGCGTCGACGCTCACTATGCAGCTCTCGCGCAATCTTTTTCTCTCCGCCGACAAGAACCTCGGCCGCAAGATTCAAGAAGCCATGTTGGCGGTCCAAATCGAGCGCCGCTTCACAAAGCAGCAGATCTTTACCATGTACGCCAACCAGATATTCCTGGGACATGGCGTGTATGGATTCGAGGCCGGCGCGGAGTTCTATTTCGGGAAGCATGCGAAAGATCTGACGCTGGACGAAGCGGCGCTGCTCGCCGGCATTCCCAAAGGGCCGAACATCTATTCTCCGCTGCGCAATCCGGAGCGTGCGCTCCACCGGCGGAACATCGTAATTAACTCGCTGCTGGAAGATGGCAAGATCACCGCCGCCGAGGCTGCGAAAGCAAAGGCTGCTCCCGTTCGTCTGCACATCCAGAATGCTCCGGGTACGATCGCGCCGAATTTTGTCGAAGAAGTCCGGCGGTATCTCGAAGCAAAATACGGTACAGAAGAGGTGCACGAGGGCGGATTGCGCGTGTACACATCGCTCGACCTCGATTATCAGAAGGCCGCAAATCGCGCCGTGCTGGACGGACTCGCCGCATACGAACATCGCCACGGCTGGAAGACTGGGCATGGCAGCGTTTTCGATTTGGGACAAACAGTCTCGAACTATACAAACCCAGATTGGGACCAGCCGATAGAGGCCGGTAGCTATGTCCATGGAGTGGTGGTTGCAAAAGCTCCTGGATTCTTTTTGGTGAAGCTCGGCCATTATCTCGGTCGATTGACGGCACAGGACCTTGCGTGGACGAAAACCAAAGATCCCGCCAGACTTTTCAAGCCCGGCGACATCGTCTATGTGCGCGCGCTCGAAACTCCGCCGGCAAAGCCCGAATTGGGATCGCCTCCATTGCGGCTCGCGCTCGAAGAGGAATCGGGAATCGAGGGCGCGCTGATTGCCATCGACAATTCGACCGGCGATGTAAAAGCGCTGGTTGGCGGCAGGGATTTTGACGAGTCGAAGTTTGATCGTGCAACCCAGGCTTTACGTCAGGTTGGGTCTTCGTTTAAGCCGTACGTCTACACGGCAGCGATCGACCGCGGGGCCAAGCCCGATGACACGATTCTTGACGCGCCCGCCAGCTTCTCGGCTGCTTCCGGACCGTGGTCTCCTCACAACTACGACAACAGATTCGAAGGCGAAATCACGCTGCGTCATGCACTGGCAGAATCGCGCAATATTCCTGCAGTGAAACTCGCAGCGCAGGTCGGAATGCCCGAGGTGATCTCGTATGTTCGCCGCTTTGGTATCAGTTCCAGAATAGAACCGTACCTGCCTGTTGCCCTTGGAGCGGCGGAAGTCACACTGGAAGAGCAGGTTTCGGCTTACACCACATTTCCCAACGACGGCGTCCGCGCAATGCCGCGCTTCATTCGCAAGGTCGTCGATTACGAGGGCCACACGCTAGAGGAGAACTATCCAGAGGTAAAAGACGTGATCAGCGTGGATACGGCTCGCACCATGACCAGCATGCTGCAAACCGTGATGCGGCATGGAACGGCAGCTGCTGCCGGCGCAAGGTTGAAACACCCGCTCGGGGGCAAGACCGGCACCACCAATGACTATACCGACGCCTGGTTCATCGGCTTCTCCCCGTCGATTACATGCGGAGTATGGGTAGGCTTTGATGAAAAGAAATCTCTCGGAGAAGGCGAAACCGGCTCGCTCGCGGCTCTTCCAATCTGGGAAGAGTTCATGCGAACTCCGATTGGAGAACGTCCACAGGAGAGCTTTCCTGGCAAATCATTGCATGTACCGGTTGTGATGAAAGCTCAGACGGCAATAACCAAGGCTGTTCCCACTCTGGCCAGATGA
- a CDS encoding TonB-dependent receptor, whose product MKARRTLFALILCAGASFAQQDTDPAAKPQAQQETVIVTGTYEPAPLQASDRTVDVIDTGESPLLFRNWADALRLDPSIDLQQRAPGTQADLSIRGSSFGQTLVLVDGIRVNDAQSGHHNLDLPIPFESVERIEVLHGSGSTLYGADAVGGAVNFITAPPIRSEVRVGAAAGNYGSNSQNGSAALLGSNWSEQLAFTRDFSSGFMPDRDYRNFAASSETRFKSALGNGDLLLGLSDRPFGANQFYGNFNSWERTKGWFLAASQQIASSTQLVFAYRRHTDEFILLRDHPEVYENNHITQSWQGAIRAHYKISENNRLYYGTEVFEDAIDSNNLGNHSRTRGAGYVDFDARALRRWSVSGGVREEFFSGSLTQFTPELTSGFAISSNLRLKGSISRAFRLPSYTDLYYHDPANVGNPSLRPETAVGIEGGVEWTSGSRWAGSATAFQRREHDVIDYVRPNSASIWQAVNIEDITFTGFEGVIRARLANSQSLALAYTGLYGAQQSLGGLQSQYVFNYPVNQVTANWLGSLPHAIAFRLRAGMTQRYHTDPYPLVEVALTRDFHWAQPYAQISNVTNTGYEEIQGVPMPGRSYLIGLQLRLAHAPPSQRPAIRN is encoded by the coding sequence GTGAAAGCAAGAAGAACGTTGTTTGCTCTCATACTCTGTGCAGGCGCAAGCTTTGCACAGCAAGACACTGACCCAGCAGCAAAGCCACAGGCGCAGCAGGAAACAGTCATCGTAACCGGCACGTACGAGCCTGCGCCGCTGCAGGCATCGGATCGCACTGTTGACGTAATCGACACAGGCGAATCCCCGCTGCTTTTCCGCAACTGGGCCGATGCGCTCCGACTGGATCCTTCCATTGATCTGCAGCAGCGTGCGCCGGGAACACAGGCGGATCTCTCCATTCGCGGCAGTTCGTTTGGCCAAACACTTGTACTTGTGGACGGCATTCGTGTGAACGATGCCCAATCCGGACACCACAACCTGGATCTTCCAATTCCATTTGAATCGGTGGAAAGAATCGAAGTGCTGCACGGCAGCGGTTCGACGCTGTACGGAGCCGACGCGGTTGGAGGCGCCGTGAATTTCATCACGGCTCCGCCAATCCGGAGTGAGGTGCGCGTCGGCGCAGCGGCAGGGAACTACGGCAGCAATTCCCAGAATGGATCGGCAGCGCTGCTCGGCAGCAACTGGTCGGAGCAGCTTGCGTTCACGCGAGATTTCTCTTCCGGCTTCATGCCCGATCGCGACTACCGCAACTTCGCTGCCTCTTCGGAAACGCGATTCAAATCGGCCTTAGGGAATGGCGATCTTCTGCTCGGACTGAGCGATCGACCATTCGGGGCCAATCAGTTCTACGGCAACTTCAACTCGTGGGAGCGCACGAAAGGATGGTTTCTTGCGGCTTCACAGCAGATCGCATCTTCTACGCAGCTTGTGTTTGCGTATCGCCGGCACACGGATGAGTTCATCCTGCTGCGCGATCATCCCGAAGTGTACGAGAACAATCACATCACCCAGAGCTGGCAGGGAGCGATTCGCGCCCACTACAAAATCAGCGAGAACAATCGCCTGTATTACGGCACCGAGGTTTTCGAAGATGCGATCGACAGCAACAACCTCGGCAATCATTCGCGCACTCGCGGCGCAGGTTACGTGGACTTCGATGCACGTGCGTTGCGCCGCTGGTCGGTTTCCGGCGGTGTGCGCGAAGAATTCTTCAGCGGATCGCTCACGCAGTTCACTCCTGAGCTGACCAGCGGCTTTGCTATCAGTTCCAATTTGAGACTGAAGGGCTCGATCAGCCGCGCCTTCCGTTTACCGTCCTACACGGACCTGTACTATCACGATCCAGCGAACGTTGGAAATCCGAGCCTGCGTCCCGAAACCGCGGTGGGAATCGAAGGCGGAGTGGAATGGACCTCCGGCTCGCGCTGGGCAGGCAGCGCAACGGCATTTCAGCGCCGCGAGCACGATGTAATCGATTACGTGCGTCCCAATTCGGCATCCATTTGGCAGGCAGTCAACATTGAGGACATCACGTTCACAGGTTTCGAAGGAGTGATTCGTGCGCGACTGGCCAACTCGCAGTCTCTGGCGCTGGCGTACACCGGGTTGTACGGAGCTCAGCAGAGCCTCGGCGGACTGCAGTCTCAGTATGTCTTCAACTATCCGGTAAACCAGGTGACCGCCAATTGGCTGGGATCATTGCCGCACGCGATCGCTTTTCGTCTGCGTGCGGGTATGACGCAGCGCTACCACACCGATCCGTATCCTCTCGTCGAGGTGGCGCTCACCCGTGACTTTCATTGGGCGCAGCCGTACGCGCAGATCAGCAACGTGACGAACACCGGATATGAAGAGATCCAAGGAGTTCCCATGCCGGGGCGCTCCTATCTGATTGGTCTTCAATTGCGGTTGGCTCATGCCCCGCCATCTCAGAGACCGGCGATTAGAAATTAG